The DNA window GGTTATTAAAAGAGTCACCTAGTCAGAAGTTGAATGCTACGATTTGTTTCCTAATTCGCGTAACTCCACCAAGAACTAAACATTCCACcagctttaagcaaacaaaatgcagctcGAGCTTAAGCATCAggtattttcaaatttaaacaactttttaatGGTTTTACTTATCAGTTACAGgggaaaaataaaattcatgcggctttctttttattttttaattgtaacttaattttaattaaagttaataagtCAATTTGAAGCGATCTGTGACAAGCCAATTAGTATAtaacactttaaatatttatcaagctcaaacaattttataagaatttaattgatataaaatgaaatcagaatttgattaatttttttttttttcaaaatttgttatagtttttatGTTAAGACATCTTaaaatgtttcttttttaataaattgaatttaaatattatttatataattagtaATATATGTGAATTCCATAAAGAACTTGTTAATTTGTTCAAGTTAAGGCAAAGAAATAATTTGAACAGCCGCgtaatctttatttttaattaattaaaaattatatgaatgtatatattattattatttgattgaatttatttattatatgcatatgtatttatttcattgcatACTATTGTTCCAAACTCgtgaaataaaaatcaaaatattcaaGACGTTTTTAACTGTATTTTAATGTGCATGTTTATGTTATGGGATTTGTTGCAGAATGCTTCGATTGCAACAGGTGCAACACATATTGAATTTGCTTGCTCAGtggcaaatgttgcaagctttaATAGACACAATGCACATGGCTGCGCCCAGACTGCAGCACATAtggcttcttcttcttcgtcttCTTCGAATGCACAATATTAAGAATTCattgaatttctttatttCATAATCATGGTGtggcaaaaagcagcaaccacaacaagagcaacaacaacaacaacaacaacaataacgatgTGCAGTTAAGATAAAGTCATGCTGAGAGCGTTTGTGGCCACAGATAGAAACTGAAGCTGCTTACAGTTGCATATACACATTTTACCGTTTACCAGTGGCTAGCAGGGTAGTCAGTTGCCCAGATGGAAATCacatttaatttcactttgcACTTTATACAATTCTTAAAGCTGTTTCAACAAATCTTAAGCTGCTgagattttaatttgatttagcCAAAGGTTTCTGCAGCCAGCCACATGAATTGTAAGCAGTTTTGGCATCACTAGCAgtccagacacacacacacgtgtgtgtatgtgtatgtgtgtggtgtgtgtgtgggggagCGTATGTCCTAGCCATGGTTACGGTGTAGTATCTGCAAAGGcataaatgaaagaaaaacaagaaaccggcaacaactaaaagcgtacgataaatataaattgcattgtgCAATAATCTTCAAAGTGCAAcaaagtaaaaacaacaaaattgtaaaaagcaacaacagccccAGCCAGGTCCACAGCATACAATGCAATAAGGAtcttgatgctgctgctgctgctgctgccgccgcctgcaTAAAgccacataaaaaataagacGAAGCCAAGCCGAAACCTAAAGGAAGTTGCAGCAGTTACCAGTGGCGTGCCAGAACAAAATAAAGAGGGGAGCGCCGAGTTAGCAAACAGTTGTAGTATGTGAGTCGAATACGAAATTAGTTGGGCAACAAATTTCTAAGAAATCTGCTGAGAACTGCacagaattaaatttaaaaaataataactaaataaactaaaaacaaattctacGAGTTTTGattcaataaattacaataaacaaactttctaatttctttttctttctaattttctaatttaataaatcCAAAGAGCTAAATAAAGTGAAACAAATTCTGAGAGCTctgatttaataaattaaactaaacaaaataaataataaaatgtagttAAACAACTAAACTCCGCTACTATTTCTGCTTCGCCACTACTTGCTACTATTACTAGTAACATTTGTTACTAACTATTACATAATATGATTATGCTACTACTTTATTATAAAGCTGCTACTACTATTGTTTCAACtgctacaaataaatgtactactattttattttattgctactaCTTCTTATACTTCAGCTTATGctaatacttttaaaattttaacttGAACTTAAGCAGCTACTACTATTATTCACAATAAAGTTATTTACTGtaacaaaagctttaagctcCGCTTCCCCCTTTGTGGACGCCACTGCAGCGAGACCACAACCGTTATGGCAGATACTGCCGAGCTGATGATGCCCAAGTATCTTTTGTATTTACTTCTGCGCCGcatgcagcagcgacagcgacaacgacagcagcagcagcagcagcagcagggtcGCCAAGGATAAAGTCAGGCCCAGCTCAGTATGCTGTtgcagttattattattattgttgttgttgttgttgtttttgtcggGGCAGGGGGCTGGGGGAAGCAGTGCTTGTGCTTGGTGCCTCGGCTATCAGAAAgtgttgcttattaaaataaaatttattgcttgtttgctGATAAAAATGAAGACAGAGCCCAGTTGTGTCTgcggctgcagttgctgctgccagtcttatgtatctatgtgtgtgtgtgtgtgtgagccacgTAAAAGTGTTAAAACGATAAGCGGCACAAAGAATATTGCAGCAACAGTAAGCTACACAAAATGGCTAccggagctggagctgggagACGGAGACGGAGACGGAGACGGAGACGGAAATGCAGCCCATAAAGCCAACAAGCCAAAACGCAATTTATGCGCTAAAACAGGCCATAAATGCGAATGCAAATAAGCCTAATTAGCAAGCTCAGCTAAGTCTACCTGGCTACACAGCTGGCCCAACTAAAATGCTTgtccagctgcagctacttGGGCATGCGTCCCACTTGACTGCCCACTTGACAAATCGCAACTCAATTGACAGCGGAAAAGCCGAGCCCGGCTCGACTGAAGGTCTCAAGTGGCTCTTGGCTATTTGGGGCTAACCTTTTTTTTCTATCTCTGCATAAGCTTATACCCTTGAAAGAAATTATGCAGGGCTGTTAGAGTTTTGAGCGAACATtctgaaaatttaaataaaattttataaatatttttagtggACTAAAGCTGTTCGAGTATTGATCGACAAAGAATTTAAAGTTATAGATTACTTATTAGCTTATTTGCAGTAAATATTATCAActcataatatttaaacattaaaatttcaatttggctTGCAAGTTTACAGACTTAAGTCTCTATAGAAATGTTCGCTtcatgtattaaattaaaagcatttcttTTGGCTCTTTAACTTTCGAACGTGCACAACTTTGGAATGTCCTTAAATCAAACCAACTAGTGCatactttgttgcttttggcatatttggttttttcgtttttgttatataatttatttatacgagTAGTATTTGTAAAGTGAATTTTTTGTGTCTAGACGACAAGCATCGAACGTGTGTTGGGTGCGCGCTCTGCATGAGTAACAAAGTTAACAATCCTTTTGGGCCGCCATGCCACTAGTAGTTGTTGTAGCCAATTTCGCTGAGCAGCGTGTTGCCAGTGCCGGTGGCAGCATCCTGCATGTTGCGCAACATGCGATGGCGAAAGTGCATCGTCCGCAGGCGTTGCATGCGTCGCTTCAAGTTGCAATAAACGGGACAGCAGTCCGGGTACGGTTTATACATCAGATCCTCCTCATCGCCCTGCTCGCATTGTTCGGGCAGTATGTCCAGGcagctggcaaaaaaaaaaaaaagaaaacagaatAGAAAGAGCGTTGCATTAGCTTGTGGCACAAAAGTGCAGTAATAgaatttctgtgtgtgtggcatgcaactacAAGAATTTGATTTTGGCAACACTACTCATTCGGTCTAGATATTTTTTCCACTACGAAAATAGACCTGGAGCGCGGCATGATCTGATTATTCTCGCAGAACAAATTCGAGCAGAGGCTCAGCAGTACCAAGCGGCGTGGCAGAAACTTTGACTGCTCCCACATGCAGCGACGATATGAGCCTGGAAAggtggaaaaaaaaaaaaaaaacagagcgTTAATTCGATTCGTATGCCATGGCTGCCAGGGCCTGGGCCCGAGGGTCAAACTACTTACGCAACACGCTATTGTCGTTCTCGCTGGAATCATCCGGATTATTGTAGCCACGCTGCAGCTGATAGCGCTTCATATGGAACTGGCCAAAGCCAGTGCAGCCCATCAGCAGTCCCAGGCCCAGCCAGATGCATAGGCGTAACAACACTTGGCTAGCATTCATTTTGCGATTTATTTTGTCTTATGCACACGGTTGTTTGtccgtttgctgtttgccgtTTGGGGCGACTGACTGTTCTGTGTGCTAACTACGCGCTTAACTCAcaccacacacaaaaacagcCTCACTAAATgccattacgtatacgcaatgttgcGTCGCATTCtcgctatatatatgtatatgtgtgtgtgtgtgtgtgtgtgtgtgtgtcgttaAATTGACTGCGGCACTTGattaaatcaacaaacaaaaaacttgatatgcaaatttttagccCATGATTAACATAACCCATTCGCACTGTGGCACAAAtacttgaaaaatatattatttacacataaaatatattttccttCAATATTGTACCCAACATATAGAAAAAGTATTTTCTACTTTTTGTCAAACACTCGACCCTCACACATATTTCTCCACACgcttgttttcgttttcggaCTCACACAATTGCGCTTAGGCATTTCATCATAATTGCTTATAATGTCAagtgcaacaataaaaatttaacacaGAAGGGTGTAAAGCTTATCCGAATTACAACAAGAGTGgtattcaaatgcaaatgttcgttttattcttaaatttataCCCATCACCATAATTGTTTTCGATCTATTCATAGTATCGTTTTGCCTGgttatatatgtttaaatattatgcatagaAATCCCAACACCAAGTATTACATGATTTTTTTAAGATTGACACTTATTCATAAGTATAATCCTCTTCATCACACCCGTCTAAATCTGCAAGTAATCCAAGTcgaaagtttatttatttagtgtgcATTCAAATCAGTTACAAACGATTCTACAATGTCTCGAATCTGTCAGAGGTTGTACAGTCACATCAGTCGATTTATCAGTAGTCGATTCTATAATAGTTGTCAAAAGTGATGTAAGTGGTTCTTCAGTTGTTTCTAGTATATTGGAAGTATTTCGAATAGGGTGTGGAGTGGGACTTGTGCCCATTGTTGTAAGTGGTCTTCAGTTTCTGAATATAGGAAGTATTGGAGTAGGGGTGCGTGGGACTTGTGCCCATGTTTAATTGGCTCAGTTTTTCTGTATATTGCAGTATTTCGAATAGGCATGTGGAGTGGGTTGTGCCCATTGTTGTAATGGGTCTTCATTGTTTCGCGATATTGGAATATTTGAGTAGGGGGTGATTACTACTTGTGCCCATTGTGTAGGGTCTTCATTGTTTGGTATAATAGGAAGTATTGGGAGTAGGGGTGGCGTGGACTGTCCCATTTTGTAAGTGGTCTTCAGTTTGTTCTGGTAATAGCTTGGAATATTTCGATGGATTTGGAGTGGACTTGTGCCTATTGTTGTAATGGTCTTAGTTGTTTCTGGCATATAGAAAGTATTGAGTAGGGGTGCGGACATTGTCCATTGTTGTAAGTTCTCAGTTGTTTGGTATATTTGGAAGTATTGGAGTAGGCGGTGGATGAACTGTGCCATTGGTGTAAAGTGTCTCTCAGTGTTCTGAAAATAGGACAGTAAATTTGAGTATGTGCTGGACTTGTGCCATTGTTGTAGTGGTTTAGTTGTTTCTAGGTATCTTGGAAGATTTCGAATATGATGTGAGTGGACTTGTGCCATGTTGTAAGGGTCTTCAGTTGTTCTGTATATTGGAAGTATTTCGAAATAGGATGATGATTTGTGCCCTTGTTGTAGTGGTCTTTTCAGTTGTTTCTGTATAATGGACAGTATTCTAGAGTCGGGGTGAGTCTACTTGTGCCCATTGTTATGGTTCTTCATTGTTTCGTAATACCTTGAAGTATTTGAGTAGGCGGTGGAGTGGAAACTTGTTGGCCATTGGTGTAAGTGCCTCTTCAGTGTTCTGAATATAGGAATATTTGGAGTAGGGGTGGCGGGACTTGTGCCATTTTGTCAGTGGTCTCAGTTGTTTCTGGTATAGCTTGAAGTATTATCGAAATAGGATGTGGAGTGCGACTTGTGCATTGTTGTACGATGGGTCTTAGTTGTTTCTGTATCATTGAAGTATTTGAGTAGGCGGTGGCGTGGAACTTGTGCCCTTGGTGTAAGTGtctctttattttttcgtAAGTTGGAAGTATTTGCGTGGGGTGGAGTACACTGTGCCCACTTGTGGCTCTTCAGTTGGAGTAGGCGGTGGAGTGGGACTTGTGCCCATTGGTGTAAGTGCTTCTTCAGATGTTTCTGGTATATTGGAAGTACTTGGAGTAGGGGATGTAGTTGAATCCGTATTTTGTGTGGCTTCAGGGGAAGTTGTGTCTGTTGGATTGGGTGCTATTGTTGATGTAGTCGTTGTTGTATTGCGTGTTGTCAAAGTCATATGAGCTGGTTCGGTCGTAGACTTTGTGGTTGTACCTGGACGTTTTGGTGGTTTTTTTGTGGTTGTGGTTGTGGGtgatgctgttgatgctgttgATGTGGCCTCCGAAGTTGTAGTTGCTGAGCTAACATCACAGTAGATATCGTTGCACTGTGGATAGGTATTCTTGCCAAAGAAATGTGGCTTACAGTCGTCAATTCTGTAAATGAAAGTTTAGTTAAGAAGGAAAAGACCAGCACAGTTATAAGCACGGCTAACCTCAAATGGCCGATTTCATCGCAAGAGAAATTACATTTGGAGTGTGTTGGGAAGATTGTGAAATGCTTCTCACAACGCTGATCGGATCCCCTTACTGTATGGGATATAAAAATAGATAGGGTTACgtttcaaaattataatttacttacTCATAGCTGCAAAGCGCTTGCAATACATAGATCTTGGTCTGGTCCCACTACCCAACTGGGGTTTTGATGGCTCAGCATCTGCTGCAAGCAAGAAAGGAATAGAGAGATGTATGCCATATATAATAGAGCACGTTAAAAAGTTGCCCAAAATGCTATAAACTGCTAACCATCTGCGCTaactgcaagcagcaaaaagccgAGTTGAAGaatgaaaagtaaaagtttcaTTTTCGCTAATACTGcttcaaaaaataaagttttggaGCAGCCGTtgaaatccaaaaaaaaaaaaaaatggaaggAAGAAGAAAACTTTTAGTTTGGCTGCGCCTGCGACTTGTGGATATGAGAGTTACTCAGAGTTCTgtcaagcagcaactgcaatggcagcagccaatggtactttatttatatatccaAGCGGGGGGCGTGGCACCTTCGCAACTGTCTCGAAAAAtcgtataaataatttcttttgctttggctggcaAGCTAAagaaacgaaaacgaaaagtTAAATAAGTTTGCGCAGTAAGCGATAAGTGCCAACAACATTCCAGTCGTAATTACATTTTGACTATTTTACGTGTAGTTTACACACATCAATGCCCAAGCATTAGTTAGTTAGCaagtgcataattaattttttaatctaAATACGAATTGAGATTGAGATTGAGATTGTGCCAAAAGCAGTTTTCGATAAGTTGCAAGTTATTAAAGCGACTGAGATAGAGACAATTGAAAGGGCGTTGAATAGGCAATTTCTAAACAGCTGCTCAGCTGTCAGATACGCAAATCCTAGTGTCCTGTAAACAGTCAACACTTTAcacattttatacattttctcATTTCCCCAGAGTCTGCTGGCCTGCTGCTTTATTTCGAGTATTGTGCGCTCCAACGAGCACAGACGAACAATTAAGTTTtgcaaaagttaaaagttCGCCAGGCGACGAGCATTTTGTCTGGTTTTAGccttttgttcttgttgttgtcattgttgttgctgttgctggcgcacGGTTTGGTAGTTTTAGTTGtgtatacgtatacgttacgtatacgtaatagcGGTAACAGGGTCTGGTTTTGGACATGCACgtgttgttgctaaaaatgGCGTAAACTGTATTTTTATGAtactaaacaaacaattaactcTTGGGTTGCCTGCCCTGCCCCTTAACGCCAAGTTGCTCTTAACCCATCAGACAATTGACACAACAGACTATTCTCCATTGCTAGGACCAGCTCATTGTCAATTAGAAtgctaattttatgcaaatttcttaGCTGAGCCTGCAAAATGCCTTTACAAATGCTCTACGTACATGTGCGAGTGTCtatttctaaataataatacagtAGGCATTCTATAAAAGagcttagaaataaataaataaacaaatgaaataacttctataactaatttaaaagtgatttaaattaatagaaatgtaaatgtaaaaattaaaatggagAATAATAGAGTTGTTTGTTTAGAAATATTAGCAATACAGAGATTGCCTCAATAGAGTGTTGACTGTACTGGTTGAGCAAACGAGTTGACCTTAAGCATATTTGctagtcagcagcagctgtaaactTGCCAACTACAATAagtgtatattattttatttgtttgtttgcctttggcgCCGcgcttatatttttcataggtctctaaacaaaaggcaacggAAATTATACGCAAGTTGTCAACAGCTAATGGACAGTTACAGTTACTGACGTCAGTATACAAACACACTCTTGGgcatatacaatacatatatatttattatgtcatataattaacaatacgagtgaaaacaaaaaaaaacaaaaaaaaaaaaatagaagtaAGTTATATAACAATAGTTTTAGTATATtagatatatagtatagtgTTCATTCATTCAAAATTGTGGCTCGTTGCCAAAGAATGTGAAGGTCTCATTGCAGCGTATCTCATAGCAGTCCGGAAATGAAGTGAAATGCCTGGATAAGCGCAAATCGAATATGAATTCACAGTAGGGATAGCTGCAAATAGGCAAAAGTGtagtaattagtttaaatttgaaattgagaaaaaaaacgtatttgtttggcttaagcGCTGCggctaaaatatattaattaagcttatgctaagcatataaacataaatgcaatttaatattaaaatgtgcGAAAGTATTAGCcctggccatggccatggaACAATGGCgtcaaaatgtaaatgaaatatttatgacaatGGCGCTGCGCTGGACTGCTGCTGgctatttcaattgttgtacCTTTTGTTAGAGAAATGAAACTAGCTGCAATCTATTTATTTGTGCATGTGGCGATTGCTtagaattaaaaatgtaattgctGTTTGTTCATGTTCACTTACATGGGCGGAAACCAGAGAAAGCAGCGATAGGTGCAGAGTATCCCAAACGGACGCTTAAATTCTCCATCTCGCGTTTGAATGGAGCCCGAATTGTGTTTCTTCCAGCATTGTGAGCCCCAGCCTGTGTGCAAAGCAAAgttaattatgcttaatttgt is part of the Drosophila busckii strain San Diego stock center, stock number 13000-0081.31 chromosome X, ASM1175060v1, whole genome shotgun sequence genome and encodes:
- the LOC108605925 gene encoding uncharacterized protein CG1552 isoform X2, which gives rise to MNASQVLLRLCIWLGLGLLMGCTGFGQFHMKRYQLQRGYNNPDDSSENDNSVLRSYRRCMWEQSKFLPRRLVLLSLCSNLFCENNQIMPRSSCLDILPEQCEQGDEEDLMYKPYPDCCPVYCNLKRRMQRLRTMHFRHRMLRNMQDAATGTGNTLLSEIGYNNY
- the LOC108605925 gene encoding uncharacterized protein CG1552 isoform X1; protein product: MNASQVLLRLCIWLGLGLLMGCTGFGQFHMKRYQLQRGYNNPDDSSENDNSVLRSYRRCMWEQSKFLPRRLVLLSLCSNLFCENNQIMPRSRSIFVVEKISRPNDCLDILPEQCEQGDEEDLMYKPYPDCCPVYCNLKRRMQRLRTMHFRHRMLRNMQDAATGTGNTLLSEIGYNNY
- the LOC108606069 gene encoding uncharacterized protein LOC108606069; the protein is MLNEGRAYDCYAMPKSITAKETAATTATIITLHTRASSTKIALILLLILCCLCDYNYGSWGSQCWKKHNSGSIQTRDGEFKRPFGILCTYRCFLWFPPIYPYCEFIFDLRLSRHFTSFPDCYEIRCNETFTFFGNEPQF